Genomic DNA from Caloranaerobacter ferrireducens:
AGGGGCTTCATCTGAAGACGTAGAAAAACTAGTAACTAGAAGGATAGAAGAAAAGGTAGTTGAAATTGATGGATATAGTTACTGTAATTCTTATTCTAATGATGATATATCTATTGTGATAGTTAGATTAGATTATGGAACGGATATTAATAAAGCATGGAATCAATTAAGACAGAAAATGGATGATTTGCAAGCTGAACTTCCTGATGGATGTCTTGATATACAGGTAAATACGAATTTGGTTGATACCACAGGGATCATTTTGAGTATTACAGGAGAAAATTATACATATGATGAATTGGTTAATTATGCAGAGGTATTAAAGAAGGAACTTAGAAAGGTTAATGGAGTATCTAGATTTGAAATTGTTGGTGAGCAGGAAAAAGAAGTAGGTATTGAAGTGGAAGCAGAGAAATTGAACTTTTATAAAATTTCTTTAGACGATATAGTTAATATAGTAAAATTACAGAATACTGAATTACCATCTGGAAAGATTGAGTACGAAAATTCAAAAATAAATGTAAAGATTTCGAATATATTTTCTTCACTTGATGATATTAAAAATTTAATAATAGGCGTTTCTGACAAAAATGGTTCTATTGTTAGATTAGGGGATATTGCTGATGTATATATTAAAGCTAAAGATTCTAATGTAAGGATTAAACACAATGGAAAAAATACAATTTTATTAACTGGATACTTTAAAGAAAATGAGAATATAGTACTTGTTGGTAAAAAGGTTGAGAAGCAAATAACAGAAATAATTAAAGACTTTCCTGAAGACATATCGGTTAATCAAGTGCTATTTCAACCAGAAGAAGTAAGCAAATCGATTAATAATTTTATATTAAATTTAATTGAAGGAATGTTGTTTGTCATTATAGTAGTGTTTATGGGAATGGGGTTAAGAAATGCGATAGTAGTTTCAACAGCTATTCCAGTTTCAATTATATCTACTTTTATTGCTATGCATGTTCTTGGTATAAAGATACATCAAATATCTATTACTGGTCTTATAATAGCATTAGGTATGCTTGTTGATAATGCGATAGTAATTAGTGATTCTATACAAAATAAAATTGATAATGGTGACGAAAAATTCAAGGCTTGTATTGAAGGAGTAAAAGAAGTTGCTATTCCGATTTTAACATCTACATTAACTACAATTGGTGCATTTTTACCTCTTTTGCTGCTAGACTCTATAGCAGGAGAATATATATCTAGTTTACCTGAAATTGTAATGCTATCACTTTTTTCATCTTATTTAGTAGCATTAGTTGTAACTCCAACTATGGCATATACATTTTTCAAAAAAGATAGAGTAAAAGATAGAATGATTAGATATAAAGAGTTCTTTAATAGTATTTTGTATAGAGGAATGAAAAAGAAAAAAGTTACTATATTATTTACTATTTTTGTATTAGTAATGACTGTATTTATTTTTAAACAAATAAACCTTCAGTTTTTTCCTAAATCAGATAAAAATATAATATATATAGATATTAAAACAGAACGAAACTTAAGTATTTCTAATACAGAAGTATTTACAGCAAAGGTTATAGACATTTTAGAAAAACAGCCGGAAATTGTTAGTCATACTGAAGTTATAGGAGGAGGATTACCAAAGTTTTACGATTCGATTCCTATTACTGTCAGTTCACCAGATATTGCACAAATAATGGTTAGGCTTAATCTTAAAGAATCTGATAGGTTTAAGAATAATTCACAAATAGTTGATTACCTGCAAGAAATATTTGATTCTGAATTAACAGGGGGTACTGCTACAGTAAAACAATTGGAATTGGGCGAACCTATTGGTGCTCCTATAAGAATTAGATTGACAGGAAAAAATATAGAGAGATTGGGACAAGTAAGTAAAGAAATTAGAGATATTTTGCAGGATTTAGAAGGAACGGTGAATGTAAAAGATGATTATAGTGATAAAATATATGAATTTGAAATAGCAGTTGATTATGATAGAGCCTATCTTTATGGAATAACTAAATATGATATACAGAAAGAAGTAAGTGCGGCTCTACGAGGAAGAAAGGCATCAGTATTTAGAAAGAGAGGAAATGAGTATGATATAATTGTAAAGAGCAATATAAAAGCTAAGGAAGATTTAGAAAATTTGGCTATCAAATCTTCGTTTTCAGATAAAAAAGTATTGTTGAAAGAAATAGCCGATATAAAATTAAAGTCTGAAATACCGACTATTAATAAGTATGATTTAGACTTTGCTGTTATGGTTACAAGTGATGTGAAACCAGGATTTAATTCTATAGATATTCAAAAGGAGTTAATAACTAGGTTAAAAGATATAAATTTGGAAGGTGTAGAAGTTGCATTTGATGGGGAAAGGGAAAAAATTAAAGAGAATTTCGGAAGTGTTGGTAATTCTGCTATATTCGCTATATTGATTATATATGCGATACTAATGCTTCAATTCAAATCTTTTCGTCAGCCTTTGGTTATTCTTTTAACTATACCATTATCTGCTGTAGGTTCAATACTAGGTTTGTATTTGTTTAAACAACCACTTTCTTTTACAGCTTTATTAGGTATGGTTAGTTTGATGGGTATTGTTGTAAATAATGCAATAGTATTAATAGATTATATCAATAGTGCTAGAAAAAGAGGAGAATCAATAGAAAATGCATGTTTAAAAGCTGCTAATAGAAGATTTAGACCTATCATATTAAGTACGGCTACAACAATAATAGGACTTACTCCTCTAGTGTTTTCGGGAAGTAATTTATTCAGGCCAATGGCTATTTCGTTAATGTTTGGACTGTTAGTGTCAACGTTGTTAACACTAGTTATTATTCCGGTAGTATATAGTATTGTTGAAATCGAGGTTTAAATATAATTACAGTAGAGCAATTAACAAAAAAGATATACCTGCTAGTATAAGACTAAAATAATCGACATTGGAAAGTTTTTTTCTTCATAGCCAATATATTTTGGGAAAAACTTCATTATAGTTGCAGTTAAAATTAAGCTAAATGATCCTGATATTAGAAAAAGTTTACTGCTTTTAGATATTAATAAAACTAATAAATTAACGATTATGCATATTAATGGGAAAAGTATCTTTTTACTCATAGAGAATACCTCCATTAAATTTATTATTTATTTATATAGAAATTAACTACAATATACAAATCAGGAAATTTATAGACAAAAAGGAATATAATAATTGTTAGAGAATAAATAGAGCTTGTTGACAAAGTAAAATATATATGAAAATGACGCTCATGCGGACGAATTTAGAAAAAATTAAATTCTTTCAAGCATTCGCTTTCATTTTCATAAAATACTTAAGAGAATAAGTTGGTCAATAGCATGTAAATATGTAGTAATAGAGTTAAATATACGGACAGTAATTAAATGATGGGAGAATGGGGAGTTAAGGGCTATGGGAGATAACATGACACTTGGGCAGATTGAATAGATTTTTTAGATTATTTAAAGGATAATTTTATACATTCATATTTTGTGAATACCTTTATGAAGATGATGAATTTACCAATTGGACATTGTTTAATTTTTTTAGTAGATAAAAAACCTTCCTTCATTTTCACAAATAAAATATCTTAGTCATTTAGATTTAATATAACTGTAGCAAATTGTTTCATATCATTCAAATGCAATTCTATTATCTTCTTAACGATATCTAAATCTATATTTTGATAATCATGCACTGCGATATTTCTGAAACCTACCATAGCCTTAAGTTTTTTATTTAATTCCTTGCTTATTATGCCGTTTTTATGAAGCAATTCAAAACCGTCTCTGCTATTTTGAGGTATTCCTAATGATTTTTCAGCCACAACATGCATAGCTAAATCTATACACGCTTCAGCAGCTCTTTGAATATTTAGTATGATAGAATCTTGTTTTGTATAGTTTAAAAGATTTTGCGGATTATTTTCATATTCCTCATAGATACGCTTAATACATCTTTCAATTATAGCCACTTTATTAAAAATAACATCTTTACTCATATACATACCCTCTTTCTTTTATCTTTTGCAGTATCACTTGTCTTTCTTCGTTCAAAAGACAATATTCTTTCAATACTCTTATTCTATATTCACTTACTTTCCTGTCATCTTTAGAATAAATAATTTTACCATTACCAATGATTTGTGCTTTTAACACTGTTGTTGCCTTATTTAAATCTATTAAATCTACATCTCTATTTAAAACATCAGCTAATTCTTGACTAATCATAAAAATCTCATAGTCGTCAAAATATTTATCACTTAAAAATGCTATATCTACATCACTATCTTTTCTTAAACGTTTTTTGGCTGCAGAACCAAAAATTATAATCAAATACGGAGAAACTCTATTGATTAGTATATCTTTAATTTTTTCAATTTCTGCTGTTAAAAGTGTGTTTTTCAAACCAATTCTCTCCTTTTTAAATTAATTATAACATAACATTGTAATAGTATTTATATATACTATTTTTCTAATTTCTATAAAAAATTCCTTCAAAATTTTTATTTAAATTTTACATTTTAAAACAATAAAATGACATTTTAGGAAATCTCATTGAAAGGGAAAAAACATTTTTATATAATTAAAATGAAATGTTGGTAAAACATAGAAAATTTTCACGTTTATTCTTATGGTAATTAAGAAATATGATAGGAAAGAGGTGAAAATATATTATCGGTATGAAAAATTATAAAAGAAGATCAATATTTCTATATGCAGTGATTATTATTTCATTATTTATTAATATCGTTTTATATATAAAATATGAAGAAGAAAAAGATAAGAATATGTATATACATGATATAGTTCGTACTATAAGAGCTTCAACAAGGCCACATTTAGAATATTTGATTACTAATATAACATGCGATAAAAATTTGGAACGCTGGAAACCGATAATACAAGAAATTAGAGATAAGAGTTCTAAATCATATAAAATTGAAAACTATATTGTTATAAAATATGATAATGGTAATACTTTAATGGTGGAAACAGGAACAAATGAGTTAAAATTAAATGGAAGACGTTGTATTGCAGATATGTTCTTTTTAGATGAACAGCAGTATAAAAGATTTATATATACTAAAGAATAAAAGTTGTATTCAAGCTATATTGTTTTAGGGGGGATTCCGGTGAAAAGCATAAAAGGTATCAGTATTCCATTTATTATTTTTTGCATATTAATTCTGAGTATTACTGTGTATGCAGAAACTACTATGCAGACAATTCAAGTATTATTTAATTATGTTAATCTACAAGTTAATGGTGAAAATGTTCAAGTTGATAATATATTATACAATGGTACTACATACGCACCAGTTCGTGCAGTTGCTGAAATGTTGGGAAAAGAAGTAAGCTGGGATCCAGCTAATAGAACTGTAAGTATTAATGATAAAATGGAGAATATTGAGCCTAAAACTGACAAATCTAATATGGAAAAAGAATTGGAATTACATATTTTTTATGCAATAAATTCTTATGAACAATTTAAAATGTTTTTGAGAAATAAATCGATTCAAAATATAAATTCAATGTCGTTTGGATGGAGTAGAATGGAATATGATGAAGAAAATGATAAAGTTATTCTCAATATGACTACATTAAATGGAAATGATTTTTATGTACCATATGGATTTAATGAGCCATTAAATTATACAAAACAGTATAATATATCAACACAATTAAGTGTGTATGCAGATAAAAATATAGGTTCTATATTAGAGCATAAAGATTCTGTTATACAGCAAATTATTGATAGTATAGCTAGTAAGGAAATATATGGAGAAAGTATTACGTTTGATGGTATTGTAATAGATTTTGAAGGGCTAGAAGAAAAGGATAGTCAAAGTTTTATAATGTTTTTAAAAGATTTAAAAGAAGAGCTAGTTAAGAATAATAAAAAATTGTATGTTACAGTACCACCAAGAACATGGAATAGTGCATATGATTATAGAGAAATTGGACATATTGCTGACAAAATTATTTTAATGGCTCATGATTATGATGACAAGAATTTAGAATCAACATATTTAATTGATGAAATTGTATATACACCACTAACACCAATATCACAAGTAAGACAAGCCTTATTAGATATTACAGATGAAGAAAATGGTGTAGTCCAAAAAGATAAAATTTTGCTTCAAATTAATTTTGGAAGTGCTCAATGGAAAGTAAAAGAAGGGAAACTTTATGATGGCGGTATGAGTGAAGATAATGAAGAAGTTAATATAATTTATTCTGATAAACCTACTTATGAAATGATATATGATAGGGTGAAAAAAGAATTAAGTAAAGGGCGTACAATAGACGAAATAATTAATTTTGATGATAATTCAAAAAATCCATATATAAGGTACTATAATGATTTGGAAGGAACAGATAATATAATTTGGTATGAGGATAGTAGAAGTGTTATAGAAAAAATAAACTTGGCTAAAGAATTTGAAATAGGTGGAATATCGTTATGGAGGCTAGGTAATATACCTGATTATTACAATCCAAGAAATCAAGAATTTTATTTAGACATTTGGCAGCAGATACAGAAAAATATTACTGAATAAAAAAGCGTGGCAGGTTAACTGTCACGCTTTTTAATATAAATGTTTTTAAGATATGTTATAAATTCCATATTTAAATTTAATTTTTAAAGAATTTAATGGTGAATAATAGTATATAAGAACTATAAAAACACAATTTACAAATACTAGCAAAAATATTACTATAAAGGTGAATGAGCAATTGATTGAACCAAATAAATGTAAATAGTGTGGTGAATATTATGAGAAAACTTTTAAACCTTATAGTTATTTCATTATTCTTATCTGCTTGTACTTATCAAATTGAATCGAATGTCGATTCTATTAAAAATACAATTGAATCATTTTATAATACTCAATATGACGCATATTTGGAGATGGAATACAAGGACATAACTCCATATTTAGATATGACAAAAATTCAAAATCAAAATAAAGTAATAGCATTAGAGGCACTAACTGTTCGTAGGAAATATACTGATGAAAAAGGATATTGTTATGTAGAAAAAAGGCGTTTTCCATTAACATTTAGCTATAAAACCATTGATATAAAAAGTGACTGTGCTAAGGTGATATTAGAAATAAAGATAGATAGACAACAGGTTTATCCACCTTTTATCACTTATGGAGAAAATATTTTTGAATTAAAAAAAGATGGGGCCAATTGGAAAATAACGAGTCATATCTATCCAGGATTGAATATTTTTGAAGTATCGACTGATAAAAAATTACCAGAACTAGATATAGAAAAAATAAAACAGCAGATTGATAATGAATTTAGGCAGAAATAAAAAGCGCGGCAGAAAAATCTGTCACGCTTTTAAATAAGGATGTTTTCCTCTTTTTACATAACTTGTGTGAAGATATTTTTTTGATACTTCTGATAGCGGATGACCTAAAAATTCTTTATATATCTGTTTAACTCTAGGATTTTCGTGAGAACGTCTGATTTTTTTGCCCTTCTCAACATTATATAATGTATCAGCTCTATTGTGGCGATAGCTTAATGAAATATATTTGTGATCTCTACTACCTAATATAGGCTGACCTCCACCTCCAACACATCCTCCTGGGCATGCCATAACTTCCATGTAATCAAATTTCTTTTCTCCTCTTTTATACATTTCTAAAGCTTTTTTGGCATTTCCAGTACCATGTGCAATAGCAATAGTTATAGTTTTATCTCCAAGTGTAACTTTTCCATATTTAAGACCACTTTGTCCTCTGGCTTCTTCATAATCAGGAACTGGCATTTCTTTTCCTGTTACTAATTTATGAGCAGTTCTTACAGCTGCTTCTAAAACTCCACCAGTAGAGCCAAAAATCATTCCTGCTCCACTATATTGGTCAAAAGGTTCATCATATTCTTCATCCGGTAAGTTTACAAAGTCAATTCCTACTTGCCTAATCATTCTACCTAATTCTCTTGTTGTTAAGACATAATCAACATTTCTATATTCATCTGACTGCATCTCAGGACGTTGAGCTTCATATTTTTTTGCTGTACAAGGCATTATTGCTACATTTACAATATTTTTAGGATCTATACCATATTTTTTAGCATACCAAGTTTTAGTCAATGCACCACACATTTCATGAGGTGATTTGGTAGTTGAAAGGTTTGGTAAAAATTCAGGATAAAAGTGTTCAGCATATTTTACCCATGCTGGACAACAAGATGATAATAGTGGCAAATGATCAGGATGTTTTAATAACCTTTCAACTAATTCACTAGATTCTTCCATTATAGTTAAATCAGCGGTTACATCTGTTGCGAAAACTTTATCAAAACCTATTCTTCTTAAAGCTGCAACTAGTTTACCAGCTACGAAAGAGCCAACTGGCATACCAAATATTTCACCTATTGTAACCTGTATTGAAGGTGCAGTTTGTGCTATAACATGTTTAGTAGGATCTGATATTGCAGCCCATACTTCATCTATTGATTCTTTTTCTGTTAAGGAAGCAGTAGGACATGCAAGTACACATTGACCGCACATTATACAGGTTACATCAGACAAATCTTTCTGAAATGCTGGAGCAATAATTGTATCTAATCCACGATTAATAGGAGAATATACGTAACATTCTTGTATTTTATTACATATAGCCATACATCTTCTACAGTTAATACATTTATTGTAATCTCTTTGTATTGCAGGGTTACTATCGAAGAAACCGTAATCATTTATTTCGCCTGTATATGGTATATTTCTAATTCCTAAATTATCAGCTAAATTTTGAAGTTCGCAGTTTAAGTTTCTAATACAAGTTAGACATTCTCTATGATGATTAGATAAAAGCAAAGTTACAGCGGTTTTTCTGGCTCTACGAACTCTTTCTGTATTAGTTCTGATTTTTAGTCCTTCTCTTACTGGATAAACACAGGATGCTTGTAGAGTTCTTGAACCTTCAATTTCTACTACACAAACTCTGCAAACTCCTATTTCGTTTATATCTTTTAAATAACAGAGGCTTGGAATTTCTATATTAACAAGTCGAGCAGCTTCTAAAATTGTAATACCGTCAGGAACTTGGTAATCTATTCCGTCAATGTTTATGGTTACAGTTTTATCAGAAAGTACAGCATCTTCTTTTTCTCTAACGTTTTCCATCCTATTCACCTACCTTTATCGTTTGTAAATTGCATTAACAGGAC
This window encodes:
- a CDS encoding efflux RND transporter permease subunit; the protein is MRQLISAAIKMRKITFFIVVLIMIFGLYSYFIIPKQEFPDLNAPAAMIYTVYPGASSEDVEKLVTRRIEEKVVEIDGYSYCNSYSNDDISIVIVRLDYGTDINKAWNQLRQKMDDLQAELPDGCLDIQVNTNLVDTTGIILSITGENYTYDELVNYAEVLKKELRKVNGVSRFEIVGEQEKEVGIEVEAEKLNFYKISLDDIVNIVKLQNTELPSGKIEYENSKINVKISNIFSSLDDIKNLIIGVSDKNGSIVRLGDIADVYIKAKDSNVRIKHNGKNTILLTGYFKENENIVLVGKKVEKQITEIIKDFPEDISVNQVLFQPEEVSKSINNFILNLIEGMLFVIIVVFMGMGLRNAIVVSTAIPVSIISTFIAMHVLGIKIHQISITGLIIALGMLVDNAIVISDSIQNKIDNGDEKFKACIEGVKEVAIPILTSTLTTIGAFLPLLLLDSIAGEYISSLPEIVMLSLFSSYLVALVVTPTMAYTFFKKDRVKDRMIRYKEFFNSILYRGMKKKKVTILFTIFVLVMTVFIFKQINLQFFPKSDKNIIYIDIKTERNLSISNTEVFTAKVIDILEKQPEIVSHTEVIGGGLPKFYDSIPITVSSPDIAQIMVRLNLKESDRFKNNSQIVDYLQEIFDSELTGGTATVKQLELGEPIGAPIRIRLTGKNIERLGQVSKEIRDILQDLEGTVNVKDDYSDKIYEFEIAVDYDRAYLYGITKYDIQKEVSAALRGRKASVFRKRGNEYDIIVKSNIKAKEDLENLAIKSSFSDKKVLLKEIADIKLKSEIPTINKYDLDFAVMVTSDVKPGFNSIDIQKELITRLKDINLEGVEVAFDGEREKIKENFGSVGNSAIFAILIIYAILMLQFKSFRQPLVILLTIPLSAVGSILGLYLFKQPLSFTALLGMVSLMGIVVNNAIVLIDYINSARKRGESIENACLKAANRRFRPIILSTATTIIGLTPLVFSGSNLFRPMAISLMFGLLVSTLLTLVIIPVVYSIVEIEV
- the hepT gene encoding type VII toxin-antitoxin system HepT family RNase toxin encodes the protein MSKDVIFNKVAIIERCIKRIYEEYENNPQNLLNYTKQDSIILNIQRAAEACIDLAMHVVAEKSLGIPQNSRDGFELLHKNGIISKELNKKLKAMVGFRNIAVHDYQNIDLDIVKKIIELHLNDMKQFATVILNLND
- the mntA gene encoding type VII toxin-antitoxin system MntA family adenylyltransferase antitoxin, which encodes MKNTLLTAEIEKIKDILINRVSPYLIIIFGSAAKKRLRKDSDVDIAFLSDKYFDDYEIFMISQELADVLNRDVDLIDLNKATTVLKAQIIGNGKIIYSKDDRKVSEYRIRVLKEYCLLNEERQVILQKIKERGYVYE
- a CDS encoding glycosyl hydrolase family 18 protein, whose translation is MKSIKGISIPFIIFCILILSITVYAETTMQTIQVLFNYVNLQVNGENVQVDNILYNGTTYAPVRAVAEMLGKEVSWDPANRTVSINDKMENIEPKTDKSNMEKELELHIFYAINSYEQFKMFLRNKSIQNINSMSFGWSRMEYDEENDKVILNMTTLNGNDFYVPYGFNEPLNYTKQYNISTQLSVYADKNIGSILEHKDSVIQQIIDSIASKEIYGESITFDGIVIDFEGLEEKDSQSFIMFLKDLKEELVKNNKKLYVTVPPRTWNSAYDYREIGHIADKIILMAHDYDDKNLESTYLIDEIVYTPLTPISQVRQALLDITDEENGVVQKDKILLQINFGSAQWKVKEGKLYDGGMSEDNEEVNIIYSDKPTYEMIYDRVKKELSKGRTIDEIINFDDNSKNPYIRYYNDLEGTDNIIWYEDSRSVIEKINLAKEFEIGGISLWRLGNIPDYYNPRNQEFYLDIWQQIQKNITE
- a CDS encoding NADH-dependent [FeFe] hydrogenase, group A6 translates to MENVREKEDAVLSDKTVTINIDGIDYQVPDGITILEAARLVNIEIPSLCYLKDINEIGVCRVCVVEIEGSRTLQASCVYPVREGLKIRTNTERVRRARKTAVTLLLSNHHRECLTCIRNLNCELQNLADNLGIRNIPYTGEINDYGFFDSNPAIQRDYNKCINCRRCMAICNKIQECYVYSPINRGLDTIIAPAFQKDLSDVTCIMCGQCVLACPTASLTEKESIDEVWAAISDPTKHVIAQTAPSIQVTIGEIFGMPVGSFVAGKLVAALRRIGFDKVFATDVTADLTIMEESSELVERLLKHPDHLPLLSSCCPAWVKYAEHFYPEFLPNLSTTKSPHEMCGALTKTWYAKKYGIDPKNIVNVAIMPCTAKKYEAQRPEMQSDEYRNVDYVLTTRELGRMIRQVGIDFVNLPDEEYDEPFDQYSGAGMIFGSTGGVLEAAVRTAHKLVTGKEMPVPDYEEARGQSGLKYGKVTLGDKTITIAIAHGTGNAKKALEMYKRGEKKFDYMEVMACPGGCVGGGGQPILGSRDHKYISLSYRHNRADTLYNVEKGKKIRRSHENPRVKQIYKEFLGHPLSEVSKKYLHTSYVKRGKHPYLKA